In one window of Streptomyces kaniharaensis DNA:
- a CDS encoding SpoIIE family protein phosphatase/ATP-binding protein — MVEHAGRSRIVFRRSLIAKNPRSVAAQVFVLEVVVVVLLVLGAILALVLESRRNSDTEAKNRSVAVAETFAHSPGLLDALKSPNPTAILQPITEATRQQAGVDFIVVMNTQGIRYTHPLPDRIGKQFVGTIGPSLAGHIYTESVHGPLGHEVQAVVPVNAPDGSVAGLVSAGLKVNNVTAVGNRQLPLILGIGAAAVAVATTGTALIARRVKRQTHGMDPVELARMYEHHNAVLHAVREGVVIVGQDGRLLLANDEARELLGLPAEAEGLHLSELRDLDPDIAELLLSGRVVTDELHRAGVRLVAVNQRPTDPDSRKMGTVTTIRDSTELLALSGKAEVAGKRLAMLYEAGIGIGTTLDVERTAEELARVAVPGFADFVTVDLADPVLQGDEPGGGAINLRRTAVHGITDDHPFYPRGRLIAFIPSTPMAQGFDSGRSQVVPDLSVAHGWHAQDLETTRRILDHGVHSLITTPLQARGIVLGVVNFWRSQKPEPFDDEDRSLAEELVARAAVSIDNARRYTREHAMAATLQRSLLPRALPDQSALEVAHRYLPAHSGVSGDWFDVIPLPGSRVALVVGDVVGHGLHAAATMGRLRTAVHNFSALDVPPDELLGYLDELANRIDQEETDSGTGTGVTGATCLYAIYDPISRLCTIATAGHPPPALVSPDGSVVFPELPTGPPLGAGGMPFETALVQLAEGTQIVLYTDGLIEERTRDFDVGMELLRAALSYRGREPEEHCRAVLDALLPANPQDDVALLIAKTRVLGPERVAEREVPFDPAAVADIRAWSAATLDAWGLTDLAFATELVLSELVTNAIRYGSAPVRVRLLRDRSLICEVSDGSNTSPHLKYAATTDEGGRGLFLVAQLTQHWGTRYSPQGKIIWAEQPFPASVRNLAAQRQEAPATVPLTSP; from the coding sequence ATGGTCGAACACGCCGGCCGATCGCGGATCGTATTCCGGAGGTCACTGATCGCGAAAAACCCCAGGAGCGTTGCCGCACAGGTCTTCGTGCTGGAGGTCGTGGTCGTGGTACTGCTCGTCCTCGGGGCGATCCTCGCGCTGGTCCTCGAATCGCGGCGCAACAGCGACACCGAGGCCAAGAACCGGTCGGTCGCCGTCGCGGAGACCTTCGCGCACTCCCCGGGCCTGCTCGACGCGCTGAAGTCGCCCAATCCCACGGCCATTCTCCAGCCGATCACGGAGGCGACGCGTCAACAGGCCGGCGTCGACTTCATCGTGGTCATGAACACGCAGGGCATCCGGTACACGCACCCGCTGCCGGACCGGATCGGCAAGCAGTTCGTCGGCACCATCGGCCCCTCCCTGGCCGGGCACATCTACACCGAGAGCGTGCACGGCCCGCTCGGCCACGAGGTCCAGGCGGTCGTGCCGGTCAACGCCCCCGACGGATCGGTCGCCGGCCTGGTGTCCGCCGGGCTCAAGGTCAACAACGTCACCGCCGTCGGCAACCGGCAGCTGCCGCTCATCCTCGGCATCGGCGCCGCCGCCGTCGCCGTGGCCACGACCGGGACCGCCCTGATCGCCCGGCGGGTGAAGCGCCAGACCCACGGCATGGATCCGGTCGAGCTGGCCCGCATGTACGAGCACCACAACGCCGTCCTGCACGCGGTGCGCGAGGGCGTGGTCATCGTCGGGCAGGACGGGCGGCTGCTGCTGGCCAACGACGAGGCGCGGGAGCTGCTGGGCCTGCCCGCCGAGGCCGAGGGCCTTCACCTGAGCGAACTGCGGGACCTCGACCCCGACATCGCGGAACTGCTGCTGTCGGGCAGGGTGGTCACCGACGAACTGCACCGTGCCGGCGTCCGGCTGGTCGCGGTCAACCAGCGGCCGACCGACCCCGACAGCCGCAAAATGGGCACGGTCACCACGATCCGCGACTCCACCGAGCTCCTCGCGCTGTCCGGCAAGGCCGAGGTGGCGGGCAAACGGCTGGCCATGCTCTACGAGGCCGGCATCGGCATCGGCACGACACTCGACGTCGAGCGCACGGCCGAGGAGCTGGCGCGCGTCGCCGTCCCCGGCTTCGCGGACTTCGTCACCGTGGACCTCGCCGACCCCGTCCTGCAGGGCGACGAGCCCGGCGGCGGCGCCATCAACCTGCGCCGCACCGCCGTCCACGGCATCACCGACGACCACCCGTTCTACCCGCGCGGCCGACTGATCGCCTTCATCCCCTCCACCCCCATGGCCCAGGGGTTCGACAGCGGCCGCTCGCAGGTCGTCCCCGACCTGTCCGTCGCCCACGGCTGGCACGCCCAGGACCTGGAAACGACCCGGCGGATCCTCGACCACGGCGTCCACTCGCTCATCACCACCCCCCTGCAGGCCCGCGGCATCGTCCTGGGCGTGGTCAACTTCTGGCGCTCCCAGAAACCCGAGCCGTTCGACGACGAGGACCGCTCGCTGGCCGAGGAACTGGTGGCGCGGGCCGCCGTCAGCATCGACAACGCCCGCCGGTACACCCGCGAGCACGCCATGGCCGCGACCCTGCAACGCAGCCTGCTGCCGCGCGCGCTGCCCGACCAGAGCGCCTTGGAGGTCGCACACCGCTACCTGCCCGCGCACTCCGGAGTCAGCGGTGACTGGTTCGACGTGATCCCGCTGCCCGGCAGCCGGGTCGCCCTCGTGGTGGGCGACGTGGTCGGCCACGGGCTGCACGCCGCCGCCACCATGGGCCGGCTGCGCACCGCCGTGCACAACTTCTCCGCCCTCGACGTCCCGCCGGACGAACTGCTCGGCTACCTCGACGAGCTCGCCAACCGGATAGACCAGGAGGAGACCGACAGCGGGACCGGGACGGGCGTCACCGGAGCCACCTGCCTGTACGCGATCTACGACCCGATCTCCCGGCTCTGCACCATCGCGACCGCCGGCCACCCCCCGCCCGCGCTGGTCAGCCCGGACGGCAGCGTCGTGTTCCCGGAGCTGCCGACCGGCCCGCCGCTGGGAGCGGGCGGGATGCCGTTCGAGACGGCGCTGGTGCAGCTGGCCGAGGGCACCCAGATCGTGCTCTACACCGACGGGCTGATCGAGGAGCGCACCCGGGACTTCGACGTCGGCATGGAACTGCTGCGCGCGGCGCTCTCGTACCGCGGCCGCGAGCCCGAGGAGCACTGCCGGGCCGTGCTCGACGCCCTGCTGCCGGCCAATCCGCAGGACGACGTGGCGCTGCTGATCGCGAAGACCCGGGTGCTCGGCCCGGAGCGGGTCGCCGAGCGGGAGGTGCCGTTCGATCCGGCCGCCGTCGCCGACATCCGTGCGTGGAGTGCCGCGACGCTGGACGCGTGGGGCCTGACCGATCTGGCCTTCGCTACGGAGCTGGTCCTCAGCGAGCTGGTCACCAACGCCATCCGCTACGGCTCGGCGCCGGTGCGGGTACGGCTGCTGCGCGACCGCAGTCTGATCTGCGAGGTGTCCGACGGCAGCAACACCTCGCCGCACCTGAAGTACGCGGCGACCACGGACGAGGGCGGCCGCGGGCTGTTCCTGGTGGCCCAGCTCACCCAGCACTGGGGCACCAGGTACTCCCCGCAGGGCAAGATCATCTGGGCGGAGCAGCCGTTCCCCGCATCCGTCCGGAACCTGGCCGCCCAGCGGCAGGAAGCACCGGCGACGGTTCCGCTGACATCGCCCTGA
- a CDS encoding serine/threonine-protein kinase — protein MPHVNQSVVKPLGAGDPSEVAGYRLVAKIGEGGMGAVYLTHSRGGQPVALKLIRREYAQDPDFRARFEAEVQAARRVSGYHIVPVVDHDLSGDEPWVATTYVPGLALDDALAFFGPLPLPTAFQLIGCTAHALDIVHAASVIHRDLKPSNILLGSQGPWVIDFGIARATDTTQLTRTGGFIGTPQYMSPEHALGQRVTPATDVFALGLIAAVVATGRHPYGDGSGLSIAAQIANTAQQPADLSGYPEALRPLLQACLAADPAARPTPAALAEWCRQLSGRQLRDFAGWLPAALGEEVARREHMARQIPTAAPPAAAPPAPAPVAPPTPTVLATRFAQASPPPADVIQAARAAQLALRSRRQRGLTPRALAGALVLSLLTGGGAYWALRNRTDHQAAQSRSTEDPSAFKVGAYNAVDFELSIPTANEAAHSWSMLVLFSLEGGGIALNDPNNTTAGEIGRTRNTLSFYTEFGKSTGTTVEECAAAATGSTLLPSHLTSDDLNGPKSPIAEGDVLCTLTPKGRLAMLKIEHIVKNQAESDEATPPAPTYKTKLTVFIPPSAKEG, from the coding sequence ATGCCGCACGTCAATCAGTCCGTCGTGAAGCCGCTAGGGGCGGGCGATCCGAGTGAGGTCGCCGGCTACCGGCTGGTCGCCAAGATCGGCGAGGGCGGCATGGGAGCGGTCTACCTGACCCACTCCCGGGGCGGGCAGCCCGTCGCGCTCAAGCTGATCCGGCGGGAGTACGCCCAGGACCCGGACTTCCGTGCCCGCTTCGAGGCGGAGGTCCAGGCCGCCCGCAGGGTCTCCGGCTACCACATCGTGCCCGTCGTCGACCACGACCTGAGCGGGGACGAACCCTGGGTCGCCACGACGTACGTGCCCGGCCTCGCCCTCGACGACGCACTGGCGTTCTTCGGCCCGCTGCCACTGCCGACGGCGTTCCAGCTGATCGGCTGCACCGCCCACGCACTGGACATCGTGCACGCCGCGTCGGTCATCCACCGCGACCTCAAACCCAGCAACATCCTGCTCGGCTCCCAGGGCCCGTGGGTCATCGACTTCGGCATCGCGCGCGCCACCGACACCACCCAGCTCACCCGCACCGGCGGGTTCATCGGCACCCCGCAGTACATGTCGCCGGAGCACGCCCTCGGCCAGCGCGTCACCCCGGCCACCGACGTCTTCGCCCTCGGCCTGATCGCCGCCGTTGTGGCCACCGGCCGCCACCCGTACGGCGACGGGAGCGGCCTGTCCATCGCGGCGCAGATCGCCAACACCGCGCAGCAGCCGGCCGACCTCTCGGGCTATCCGGAGGCGCTGCGGCCGCTGCTCCAGGCCTGCCTCGCGGCCGATCCCGCCGCCCGGCCGACGCCCGCCGCCCTGGCCGAGTGGTGCCGACAGCTGTCGGGGCGGCAGCTGCGCGACTTCGCCGGCTGGCTTCCGGCGGCGCTCGGCGAGGAGGTCGCGCGGCGCGAGCACATGGCGCGGCAGATCCCGACGGCGGCTCCGCCCGCTGCCGCGCCGCCGGCCCCGGCCCCGGTTGCCCCGCCGACCCCGACCGTGCTCGCTACGCGGTTCGCCCAGGCCTCCCCTCCCCCTGCCGACGTGATACAGGCAGCCCGCGCGGCGCAGCTGGCCCTCCGTAGCCGCAGGCAGCGGGGGCTGACCCCCAGGGCGCTGGCCGGTGCACTGGTCCTGTCGCTGCTCACGGGCGGAGGAGCGTACTGGGCGCTGCGCAACCGAACCGACCACCAGGCGGCCCAGAGCAGGTCCACCGAGGACCCGAGCGCCTTCAAGGTCGGCGCGTACAACGCCGTGGACTTCGAGTTGAGTATCCCCACGGCGAACGAGGCCGCCCATTCCTGGAGCATGCTCGTGCTCTTCAGCCTGGAAGGCGGCGGCATCGCGCTCAACGACCCCAACAACACGACGGCCGGGGAGATCGGCCGGACCCGGAACACCCTGTCGTTCTACACCGAGTTCGGCAAGAGCACCGGCACCACGGTCGAGGAGTGCGCGGCGGCGGCGACGGGCTCGACGCTCCTGCCCAGCCACCTGACATCCGACGACCTCAACGGCCCTAAGTCGCCGATCGCGGAGGGCGACGTGCTCTGCACCCTCACCCCCAAGGGCCGCCTCGCCATGCTCAAGATCGAGCACATCGTCAAGAACCAGGCCGAATCCGACGAGGCGACGCCGCCCGCGCCGACCTACAAGACGAAGCTGACGGTCTTCATCCCGCCCTCGGCGAAGGAGGGGTAG